The DNA window CAATCTGAGTTGCGGTCACAGCAGCTGCGACTTTACGGAATCGGCCGCCTCTCTCAGAAGCGGCAGAAAGCGGTCGATCATTTCGCCGGTCGAGACACGGTCGACATGGGCACCCATGTTGATGGCGGCGGCGATGGTGCCGTCGTAACGTCGGATAGGCACGGCGATTGAACGGAAGCCGGGTTCGGCTTCGCGGTCCACCAGGGAATAGCCTTTCTCGCGATCGGTGATGATGGTCGCGAGCAGCAGCACCTTGTCGGTGACGGTGTACGGCGTCATCGGCGTCAGATTGGCGGCATGGATGGCCGCTTCAAGCTCGACGTTCGAGAACTTGCCGAGCATGACGCGGCCGACTGAGCTGCAAAACGCCGGCAGCCGATAGCCGAGGTCGATGCCGGACGAGAACACCCGGGCCGGACTGCTGCGGGCGATGAAGATGACCTCGTCGCCATCGAGGATCGCCAGCGAGCTGATCTCCCTGGCAGCGCTCGACAACCGGTCGAGCACGGGCTGCAGGATCGTCACGACCTGGTTGGACGACAGATACGACCCCGCCAGCGCCAGCACGCGCGGCGTCAATGTGAACAGCTTGCCGTCGCTGGCGACATAGCCGGCCCGCTCCAGCGTGAACAAGATGCGGCGCGCGGTGGCGCGCGGCAGGTCGGCGGCCTTGGCGAGGTCGCTCAGCGTCATCGGCCGCGCATCGGCGCCGAACAGCTCGAACACCCGCAGGCCCCGGTCGAGGCTTTCGATGAAGTCGGTGCCGCCGCGCTCTTCGCCGTCAACGCGTTTCAGCTTCGGCATGATCAGCCCCTTGCACGGTTCAACCGACCGCTTCCATTTTCTTCAAATCGAACGACCCGTCGGCAGCCTGCTCCGGCGTCGGCGACAGCGACGCCGCAATTAGGCGGCGCGCAATCATCTGGTCGCCGGGCCGGTTGATGCTGTCCACCGCCATCAGTTTCGGGCCGCGGTAGTAGAAGACAGAGAACCGGCCATCGTCGATGGCGCCGCGAATGACCGCCGTATCATTCGGCGCGGAGAGGCCGACGATCTGCAGCTTGACGTCATACTGGTCCGACCAGAAGCGCGGCACGCTCACATAAGGTTCGGGCTTGCCGGCAATCGCCGCGCCAGCCGCGTTGCCTTGGTCGGTGGCGTTCTGCACCGATTCCAGCCGTACCCTGCGGCCGGCAAAGATGCTGTGGTGGTTGCTGCAATCGCCGGCGGCAAAGATGTTGGGCACGCCGGTCCGACCGAACTCATCGACGTCGACGCCGTTGGCGCAGCCGATGCCGGCGGCGGAGGCCAGTTCGTCATTGGCGATGCCGCCGATCCCGGCGACGACCAGGTCACCGCGCACGCGCGCTGCGTCCGAACAGATCACGTCATGGACGGCGCTCGTACCTTCAATCCCGACCACGCTCTGGTTGAAGCGGATATCGACGCCATGAGCGAGGTGGATATTGAGCAGGAATTGAGAGATCAATGGCGACACCGCGCGCTCCAGCAGCCGCGAGGCGGCTTCGATCAGCACCACCTTCTTGCCGGCCTTGGCCGCGGTGGCCGCGACTTCCAGGCCGATAAATCCGCCGCCGATGATGACGATCTCGTTCGCTGCTTCCAGTCGCGGCTTCAGGTTAACCGCGTCATCGAGCGTGCGCAGATAGACGATGCCGTCGCGCGCATGGCCGGGCACGGTGAGCTGCCGCGCCCGCGAGCCGGTGGCGATCAGCAGTTGATCGAAAGCGAACGGGTCGCCGCCCTGCAGTTCGACGCGGCCGGCGTCGCGGTCGAGGCTGACAGCGCGATGGCCGAGCACCAGTTCGATGCCCCGCGCCTTGAAGTAGTCGTCGCCGCGCAGGATCAGGTTGCTGTGGGCGACGCTGCCCGACAGGAAACCCTTCGACAGCGGCGGCCGTTGATAGGGCAAGTGGGTCTCGTCGGCGACGATACGGATTGGCGCCTGATAGCCCTTTTCGCGCGCGCTGATGCCGGCCTGTACCCCCGCGTAGGAGGCGCCGATGATCACAAGGCCGCTCATCGTCGTGGGCTTTCGCTAGCGCTGGCGGAAAAATGGAAGGTCAGGGGCATCGTACGCTCCTAGATATGCCGTATATCGAACATGTGTTCGATAACTGCAAGTCGATGCTTTGGGCGGAATAACATTTGGCGACGTGAACTTTGCCCACAATCGCAGCATACGCTGCTGTAAAAATCTCCTTGCTTAGAATTAATCCAGTACTAAAATCGACCATAAGTTCAATAGACGAACAAATTGCTTCGCCCTCGCGGGCCCAGGCTTCGTCGCATCAGCTCCTTTGAAGAGGTCCTTGCCCATGATGAGCCAAGAGCAAAATGAGCTGATCACCCGGGTCGGACCGAAGGCGCCCGCCGGCAAGTTGATGCGGATGTACTGGCAGCCCGCGGGGCTGGTCGATGAACTCGCCGGCGACCGGCCGATCAAGCCGGTCAAGCTGCTCGGCGAAGATTTTGTCCTGTTCCGCGACGAGGAAGGCCGCTACGGCCTGCTCGACCGCGACTGCCCGCATCGCGGTGCCGATCTCGCCTTCGGCCGCCTCGAAGGCGGCGGCGTGCGCTGCGCTTTCCATGGCTGGCTGTTCGACGTCAACGGCAAGTGCCTGGAGACCCCTGCCGAACCGGCATCTTCAAAACTTTGCGCCGGCATCAAGCAGCGCGCTTATCCGGTAATGCAAAGGGGCGGCATGCTGTGGGCGTATCTGGGTGAAGGCGAGCCGCCGGCGTTCCCGGAACTGGATTGCTTCGCCGCGCCCGCCGCCTACACCTTCGCCTTCAAGGGTCTGTTCGAGTGCAACTGGCTGCAGGCGATGGAGGTCGGCATCGATCCCGCTCACGCCTCGTTCCTGCATCGCTTCTTCGAGGACGAGGATACGTCCGCGGCCTATGGCAAGCAGTTCCGCGGCGCTTCCGCGGGCAGTGAAATGCCGATGACGAAGATTTTGCGCGAATATGATCGCCCGATCATCAATGTCGAGAGCACCGAATACGGCCTGCGACTGATCGCGCTGCGCCAGCTCGATGACGAGCGCACCCATGTGCGCGTAACCAATCAGCTGTTCCCGCATGGTTTCGTGATTCCCATGAGCACGGAAATGACCATCACCCAGTGGCACGTGCCGGTCGATGACGAAAACTGCTACTGGTATGCGATCTTCACCAGCTACACCAAGCCGGTGGACAAGGAGAAGATGCTGGCGCAGCGGCTCGAACTCTACGAGTTGCCGCACTACACCTCGCGCAAGAACCGCAGCAACGACTACGGCTTCGATCCGCACGAGCAGGCGCGCGAGACCTATACCGGCATGGGCGCCGACATCAACGTGCACGACCAGTGGGCGGTGGAATCCATGGGCAAGATCCAGGACCGTACCCGCGAACATCTTGGCTCCTCCGACAAGGCCATCATAGCCTACCGAAAACTGCTGCGGCAGGAGATCGAGAAGGTGGCCGGCGGCCAGAAGCCGATGATGTTCCTCGATGCCGACAATGCGCGCAGCATCCAGGGCCCCGGCACCATGGACGGCATTGGCCCGACGCGGGGCTGGGAAACCTACTGGATGGAAGTCGACGTCGCGCGCCGCCGTGGCGCGCCCTGGGCCGCGCCGGCGTCGAACGAAACCTCCGCCACCGTGACGCACCTGTCGGCCGCCGAGTGATCGTTCTTCGTCAAAATCTTTCGGGGAGAGTGCGTTGAGTTTCGTCGAACGCCACGGCCTGTGGTCCGCAGAACAGAAGGACGCCGCCGTCAGGCTTCGACGCCTCGTCGAGGAGCAGAAGCTTGAAGTGATCCGGCTGTCGTTTCCGGATCAGCACGGCATCCTGCGCGGCAAGACGTTGATCGCCAGCGAGGCGCTGCGCTGCCTCGAAAGCGGATGCACCATCACCACCACGATGTTCGCCAAGGATACCTCGCACAAGACGGTGTTTCCAGTGTTCACCGCCGGCGGCGGTTTCGGCATTCCGGAGATGCAGGGTGCCGCCGACGTCCTGATGATCCCCGATCCCAGCACGTTCCGCGTATTGCCCTGGGTGCCGGGCACCGGCTGGTTGTTATGCGATGTGCATTTCGCCGATGGTCGCCCGGTGCCGTTCGCCACCCGCAATCTCTACAAGGGCGTGCTCGCCGATCTCGGCAAGCGCGGTTATGATTTCGTCGCGGGCCTCGAAGTCGAGTGCCACATCTTCAAGCTCGAAGAAACGCGGATGGCGCCGGAAGACGCCGGCCAGCCTGGCCGTCCGCCAGAGGTCAGCCTGTTGTCGCACGGCTACCAGTACCTCACCGAGCAGCGCTACGACCAAATGGAGCCGGTGCTCGAATTCATCCGCCGCGACGTGCTGGCGCTTGGCCTACCGCTGCGCTCCGTCGAGGTGGAATACGGTCCGAGCCAGTGCGAATTCACCTTCCAGCCCACCGTCGGCCTGATGCCGGCGGATAGCATGGTGCTGTTTCGCAGCGCCGTGAAGCAAATCTGCCATCGCCGCGGCTATCACGCCACCTTCATGTGCCGGCCGAAGATTCCCAACGTGGTGTCGTCGGGCTGGCATCTGCACCAGTCGATCGTGTCGCGCGCCACCGGCAAGAACGCCTTCATGTCGGAAGATAAAAACGAGATGCTGTCGCCGTTCGGCCGCTTCTATCTTGCGGGCCTCCTTGCGCACGCCCGCGCCGCCACCGTATTCACCACGCCGACCATCAATGGCTACAAACGCTATCGCTCCTATTCGCTGGCGCCGGATCGCGCGATCTGGGGCCGTGACAACCGCGGCGCGATGATCCGCCTGCTCGGCGGTCCCGGCGATTCCGCGACGCGCCTTGAAAACCGCGTCGGCGAGCCCGCCGCCAATCCCTACCTCTACATGTCATCGCAGATTCTTGCCGGCCTCGATGGCGTCGATCGGGCGCTGGATCCTGGCCCGTCGGCGGATACGCCTTACGAGAGCAACGCCCCGCTGTTGCCAAAATCGCTGCGCGAGGCGGTGTTCGCGCTGAAGGAAGATCCTTTCTTCCGCGACGCCATGGGCTCGACCATGGTCGACTATTACACCCACATCAAACTCGCCGAGATCGAGCGTTTCCAGGCGGAAGTCTCCGACTGGGAGCAGCGCGAATACTTCGAAATGTTCTGACGCGCCTTCAATCTTTAGTGCAGTCATCGGGCGACCCGGCGACGTCGAAAGTTCTGCTCTGGCATGTGATCTGCATAACAAACAGCGGCACCTCGCTCTGACGAGAAACTTCAGAAGTATGTGACCGCCCGACAGGAGCACGTGAGTGACTAGATCATTGTTGTCCATATTGTCCGGACTGCGCTTCGCCGACTATGTTTCGCACGACGCACTCGGTCTGGCCGGCCTGGTACGCAGCGGCGAGACATCAGCCGACGAGTTGCTCGACATCGCGCTCGACCGCATCGACACCGTCAATTCGGCGATCAACGCTGTGGTTGACGTTTTCGCCGACACAGCGCGCGCTCAGATCGCGCAGGGATTGCCGGATGGTCCGTTCACCGGTGTGCCGTTCCTGCTGAAGGACCTGTTCATCGATCTTGCCGGAACGACCACGACGAGTGGCGCGGTGTTCCTGAAAGACACGATGGCGAAGCGCGATAGCACCGTCGCGGAGCGCTACAGGAATGCCGGGCTGGTGATCTTCGGCAAGACACACAGCTGTGAGTTCGGCGGTTCGCCGACCACCGAGAGTCAGCTCTACGGCGTCACGCGCAATCCATGGAATCTGGGCTACAGCGCCGGCGGCTCCAGCGGCGGATCGTCCGCCGCCATTGCCGCGGGTATTCTGCCGGCGGCCAATGGCAGCGACGCCGGCGGTTCGATCCGTTCGCCCGCCGCCACCTGCGGCCTGTTCGGCCTGAAGCCGACCCGCGGTCGCGCTCCGCTCGGCCCGGCGCGCTTCGATGGCGGCGGTGGCATTGCCACGGTTCATGCGCTGACCCGCTCGGTGCGCGACAGCGCCGCGTTGCTCGATGCAGTGGCCGGTCCTGAACCTGGCGCATCCTATGCCAGCCCGGTGCAAAGCCGGCCATTTCTCGACGAGGTGCAGCAGCAGCCGAAGCGTCTGCGCATCGCGGTGATGCCGCAGTCGCTGTTCGGCGACGAGGTGGCGCCGGATTGTCTCACCGCCGTCGCCGATGCCGCAGCCTTGTGCGCCTCGCTCGGCCATATCGTGGAAGAAGCCGCTCCTGATGTTGATGCCGAGCTTTATCTGCGGACGCGCCAGGTGATGAAGGGCGCCGCCGCCGCCACCGGCATTCACGCCGCCGAGCGCGGCCTCGGCCGCAAGGCCACCGATAAGGATTTCGAGCAGGCCACCTGGGAAGCCTATCGCTACGGCCTGACGGTCACCGGCGAGGATGTGATGCGTGCGCGCGAGGCGATGTTCGCGCTGCACCAGCAGGTCGCGCAGTTCATGACGACCTACGATATGATTCTGTCGCCGACCACTGCGTTGGGTCCGTTCATGGTCGGCACCATGGGCCCCGAATACGCAGATGACATTGCCGGTACTTTGCGGCGCCGGGCGTCCGCCTTCACCGCGCTCGCCAACATGACCGGACAGCCGGCGATGTCGGTGCCGCTATTCTGGGACGCCGCCAACATGCCGGTCGGCGTGCAGTTCTGGGGCCGCTTCGCCGAAGAGGCGACACTGTTTCAACTCGCCGGCCAGCTGGAGCGCGCGCGCCCGTGGTTCAAGCGGTTGCCGTCAATGACGCTGGAGGCCGCACGATGACGGCAACGGCAGGCTATCTCAGTATTCGCGACGTAAACAAGGTCTATGGCGGACAGCACGGCGAGACCACCACGGCACTGAAGAGTATCTCGCTCGAGGTGAAGCAGGGCGAATTTCTCGCCATCCTCGGCCCGTCCGGTTGCGGCAAGTCGACCTTGCTGCAGATCGTCGCCGGCCTGATCGACGGCACCGCCGGCGAGGTGGTGCTGAACGGCAGCCCGGTGACGGCTCCGCCGCCTGAAATGGTCTATCTGTTCCAGCAATACAGCAAGTCGCTGCTGCCCTGGCGCACGGTGGAGCAGAACGTCGCGCTGGTGTTCGAATCGAAGGGCATGAAGAAGCGCGACATCGCCGCGCGCTGCGGCGAATATCTCGGCATGGTCGGACTGGCCAGCTTCCGAAAACACTATCCGTGGCAGCTTTCCGGCGGCATGCAGCAGCGCGTCGCCATTGCCCGCGCGCTCGCCGCGCAGCCGCGCGTGCTGCTGCTCGACGAACCGTTCAGCGCGGTCGATGCGTTGACCCGGATCGAATTGCAATCGCTGGTGCTCGACCTGTGGGCGCGCCAGGGCCTGACCATTCTGCTGATCACCCACGACGTCGACGAGGCCGTGTTCATGGCCGACCGCATCGCCGTGCTGTCGTCGCGCCCGTCCACCGTGGAGATGGTGGTGGATACCGAGCTGCCGCGGCCGCGTGACGCCATGGGCACGCGCGAACTGCCGCGCTTCCTGCAGCTGCGCCACGAGCTGGTCACGCATCTGCTGCAACGCCAGAATGCGGGGCGCGTCGATGCCTGAACTCGGCCGCAAGGGATTCGGGCTGCTGTCGATCCTCGGCATGCTGCTGCTGTGGGAGCTGATCTGCCGCGCCGGGCTGGTCAACCTGTCGCTGCTGCCGCCGCCGTCGCAGATCGCGCCGGCTCTGTGGAAGATCCTCGCGTCAGGCAGCTTCCTGGTGCCGCTCGGCCAGACCCTGGGCATGCTGCTGATCGGCTACACCATCGCCTGCGTGGCCGGCGTCGCGCTCGGCCTGCTGATGGGCTGCAGCGACTATCTCTACGGCCTGCTTGAGCCGCTGGTCGAGGTAATCCGGCCGATCCCGAAACCGGCGCTGATTCCAGCGATGGTGGTGTTCCTCGGTATCGGCGCCGGTATGAAGATCACCATGGTGGCGGTGGCGGCGTTGTTTCCGGTGTTGATCAACACGCTGCAGGGCGTCCGCGGCGTCGATCCGGTGCTGCTCGCGACCGCGCGCACGCTCGGTTGCTCGCGCTTAGAAACTATCCGCAAGATCATTCTGCCGGCGTCGTTGCCGATGATTCTCACAGGCATGCGCGTCAGCCTCAGCATGGGCCTCGTGCTGGTGATCCTCGCCGAGATGCTGGCCGCCGAAAGCGGCATCGGCTTCCTGATTCTGGACCTGCAGCGCTCGTTCCAGGTGCGGCCGATGTATGCCTGGATCGCGATCCTGGCGGTCGTCGGCCTGCTGCTGAATGTGCTGTTCGAAATGGTGGAAGACCGCGCCGTGCCGTGGCGCGCGAAATGAGCGCATGACGTTTTCGCGCAGTGATCGATATCTCAAAGGAGGGTTTGCATGTTTTCAATGAAACATTTCAGCCGCGTCGTGCTGACTGCCGCCTTCGCGGCCCTCGCGACGGCTGCATCCGCGCAGACCGTCCGCGTCAACTACATCCCGATCACTGACGTGACGCCTTTGTTCGTCGCCATCGACAAGGGTTACTTCGCGGCCGAGGGCCTGACCATCGTGCCGACGCCGTCGACCGGGGGTGCCGCCGGCGTGCCAGGCCTGATGGCCGGCGCGTTCGATGTGATGTACGGCAATGTAGTCTCCACCATGCTGGCGCAGCAGCAGGGTTTCAAACTGGAGGTCATCGCCGCCGGCACCAAGCAGTTCGATAATCCGGTCAATACCAACGGTCTGGTGGCTCGGCAGGGCGATTCGATCAAGACCGGCAAGGATCTTGAAGGCAAGACCGTCGCGGTCAATACCCGCAACGGCATCATCTGGCTGTTCGCGCGCGCCTGGATCGCCAAGAGCGGCGGCGACCCCAGCAAGGTGACCTTCAAGGAAGTGCCGTTCCCGCAGATGCTCGACGCGTTGCGCGGCAAGCAGATCGACGCCGCCTTCATGGTCAACCCGTTCTTCAACGCGGCGGTGACCGACGCCAAGGATTTCCAGCTCGTCGCCGCGCCCTATCGCGAGGTGCAGCCGGACGTCGAGGTCGGACATTACATTTCTACCCAGGACTACTTCGCCAAGAACAAGGAGACGCTGGCCAAGTATGGTCGCGCCTTTCGCAAGGGGGTGCAGTGGTACAACGCCAATCTTAGGGATCCTGATCTGGTGCGTATCATCTCGGGCTTCACCAAGATGCAGCCCGAACTGGTGGCGAAACTGGATCTGCAGCGGCTGCCCGAGGTGGTCAATCTCGGTTCGGTGGCAACCACCGTCAAGCTGATGAAGGATAACGGGATGATCACCGGCGATATCGATCTCGCCGCCATGACCGATCCGGATGCGCTGAAATGAGCATCACGGCGTCGCTCACGCCTGGCGAACTGACGGCGAAAGCACCGGTGCGGCGCAAGCTGTTCGGCGATCTCGCGCGCACCAGGCTGAGCGGCGCCATTCTGATCGCGTTGTTGCTGCTGCTCTGGGAAGTGTCCGCCGCCCGCGGCTGGATCGTTAGCGACAACTGGCCGCGCTTCAGCGCGGTGCTGGTCGCGGCGTATCGCGGCCTGCTATCGGGCGAACTCGCAGAAATTCTCGGCGCGACGTTGTACCGGATGCTGGCCGGCTACGCCGTCGGCTGCATTCTCGGCGTGCTGTTCGGTCTGCTCCTTGGCAGCAACCGCATTCTGGACTGGACGATCCGACCGCTGATCGAGATCCAGCGCACGCTGCCGTCGCCGGCGATCATCCCGCCGCTGATCCTGTTTCTGGGCGTCGACGATACGCTGAAGATCTTCATCATCATGCTGGCGGTGTTTCCGCCGGTG is part of the Bradyrhizobium canariense genome and encodes:
- a CDS encoding IclR family transcriptional regulator domain-containing protein; translated protein: MPKLKRVDGEERGGTDFIESLDRGLRVFELFGADARPMTLSDLAKAADLPRATARRILFTLERAGYVASDGKLFTLTPRVLALAGSYLSSNQVVTILQPVLDRLSSAAREISSLAILDGDEVIFIARSSPARVFSSGIDLGYRLPAFCSSVGRVMLGKFSNVELEAAIHAANLTPMTPYTVTDKVLLLATIITDREKGYSLVDREAEPGFRSIAVPIRRYDGTIAAAINMGAHVDRVSTGEMIDRFLPLLREAADSVKSQLL
- a CDS encoding NAD(P)/FAD-dependent oxidoreductase codes for the protein MSGLVIIGASYAGVQAGISAREKGYQAPIRIVADETHLPYQRPPLSKGFLSGSVAHSNLILRGDDYFKARGIELVLGHRAVSLDRDAGRVELQGGDPFAFDQLLIATGSRARQLTVPGHARDGIVYLRTLDDAVNLKPRLEAANEIVIIGGGFIGLEVAATAAKAGKKVVLIEAASRLLERAVSPLISQFLLNIHLAHGVDIRFNQSVVGIEGTSAVHDVICSDAARVRGDLVVAGIGGIANDELASAAGIGCANGVDVDEFGRTGVPNIFAAGDCSNHHSIFAGRRVRLESVQNATDQGNAAGAAIAGKPEPYVSVPRFWSDQYDVKLQIVGLSAPNDTAVIRGAIDDGRFSVFYYRGPKLMAVDSINRPGDQMIARRLIAASLSPTPEQAADGSFDLKKMEAVG
- a CDS encoding aromatic ring-hydroxylating dioxygenase subunit alpha, yielding MMSQEQNELITRVGPKAPAGKLMRMYWQPAGLVDELAGDRPIKPVKLLGEDFVLFRDEEGRYGLLDRDCPHRGADLAFGRLEGGGVRCAFHGWLFDVNGKCLETPAEPASSKLCAGIKQRAYPVMQRGGMLWAYLGEGEPPAFPELDCFAAPAAYTFAFKGLFECNWLQAMEVGIDPAHASFLHRFFEDEDTSAAYGKQFRGASAGSEMPMTKILREYDRPIINVESTEYGLRLIALRQLDDERTHVRVTNQLFPHGFVIPMSTEMTITQWHVPVDDENCYWYAIFTSYTKPVDKEKMLAQRLELYELPHYTSRKNRSNDYGFDPHEQARETYTGMGADINVHDQWAVESMGKIQDRTREHLGSSDKAIIAYRKLLRQEIEKVAGGQKPMMFLDADNARSIQGPGTMDGIGPTRGWETYWMEVDVARRRGAPWAAPASNETSATVTHLSAAE
- a CDS encoding glutamine synthetase family protein; translated protein: MSFVERHGLWSAEQKDAAVRLRRLVEEQKLEVIRLSFPDQHGILRGKTLIASEALRCLESGCTITTTMFAKDTSHKTVFPVFTAGGGFGIPEMQGAADVLMIPDPSTFRVLPWVPGTGWLLCDVHFADGRPVPFATRNLYKGVLADLGKRGYDFVAGLEVECHIFKLEETRMAPEDAGQPGRPPEVSLLSHGYQYLTEQRYDQMEPVLEFIRRDVLALGLPLRSVEVEYGPSQCEFTFQPTVGLMPADSMVLFRSAVKQICHRRGYHATFMCRPKIPNVVSSGWHLHQSIVSRATGKNAFMSEDKNEMLSPFGRFYLAGLLAHARAATVFTTPTINGYKRYRSYSLAPDRAIWGRDNRGAMIRLLGGPGDSATRLENRVGEPAANPYLYMSSQILAGLDGVDRALDPGPSADTPYESNAPLLPKSLREAVFALKEDPFFRDAMGSTMVDYYTHIKLAEIERFQAEVSDWEQREYFEMF
- a CDS encoding amidase, with translation MTRSLLSILSGLRFADYVSHDALGLAGLVRSGETSADELLDIALDRIDTVNSAINAVVDVFADTARAQIAQGLPDGPFTGVPFLLKDLFIDLAGTTTTSGAVFLKDTMAKRDSTVAERYRNAGLVIFGKTHSCEFGGSPTTESQLYGVTRNPWNLGYSAGGSSGGSSAAIAAGILPAANGSDAGGSIRSPAATCGLFGLKPTRGRAPLGPARFDGGGGIATVHALTRSVRDSAALLDAVAGPEPGASYASPVQSRPFLDEVQQQPKRLRIAVMPQSLFGDEVAPDCLTAVADAAALCASLGHIVEEAAPDVDAELYLRTRQVMKGAAAATGIHAAERGLGRKATDKDFEQATWEAYRYGLTVTGEDVMRAREAMFALHQQVAQFMTTYDMILSPTTALGPFMVGTMGPEYADDIAGTLRRRASAFTALANMTGQPAMSVPLFWDAANMPVGVQFWGRFAEEATLFQLAGQLERARPWFKRLPSMTLEAAR
- a CDS encoding ABC transporter ATP-binding protein encodes the protein MTATAGYLSIRDVNKVYGGQHGETTTALKSISLEVKQGEFLAILGPSGCGKSTLLQIVAGLIDGTAGEVVLNGSPVTAPPPEMVYLFQQYSKSLLPWRTVEQNVALVFESKGMKKRDIAARCGEYLGMVGLASFRKHYPWQLSGGMQQRVAIARALAAQPRVLLLDEPFSAVDALTRIELQSLVLDLWARQGLTILLITHDVDEAVFMADRIAVLSSRPSTVEMVVDTELPRPRDAMGTRELPRFLQLRHELVTHLLQRQNAGRVDA
- a CDS encoding ABC transporter permease, which encodes MPELGRKGFGLLSILGMLLLWELICRAGLVNLSLLPPPSQIAPALWKILASGSFLVPLGQTLGMLLIGYTIACVAGVALGLLMGCSDYLYGLLEPLVEVIRPIPKPALIPAMVVFLGIGAGMKITMVAVAALFPVLINTLQGVRGVDPVLLATARTLGCSRLETIRKIILPASLPMILTGMRVSLSMGLVLVILAEMLAAESGIGFLILDLQRSFQVRPMYAWIAILAVVGLLLNVLFEMVEDRAVPWRAK
- a CDS encoding ABC transporter substrate-binding protein; the protein is MFSMKHFSRVVLTAAFAALATAASAQTVRVNYIPITDVTPLFVAIDKGYFAAEGLTIVPTPSTGGAAGVPGLMAGAFDVMYGNVVSTMLAQQQGFKLEVIAAGTKQFDNPVNTNGLVARQGDSIKTGKDLEGKTVAVNTRNGIIWLFARAWIAKSGGDPSKVTFKEVPFPQMLDALRGKQIDAAFMVNPFFNAAVTDAKDFQLVAAPYREVQPDVEVGHYISTQDYFAKNKETLAKYGRAFRKGVQWYNANLRDPDLVRIISGFTKMQPELVAKLDLQRLPEVVNLGSVATTVKLMKDNGMITGDIDLAAMTDPDALK
- a CDS encoding ABC transporter permease gives rise to the protein MSITASLTPGELTAKAPVRRKLFGDLARTRLSGAILIALLLLLWEVSAARGWIVSDNWPRFSAVLVAAYRGLLSGELAEILGATLYRMLAGYAVGCILGVLFGLLLGSNRILDWTIRPLIEIQRTLPSPAIIPPLILFLGVDDTLKIFIIMLAVFPPVFVNTYGGVRGLDETLLLTARTFGLSRLDTLRKIVLPATLPAMTAGMRIALSLALIMAVIGEMISGASGVGNYLMSMQYAMRADSMYAAVICLAAAGYVLNRIFLVLERAVLHWHHSTRLE